The proteins below come from a single Tsuneonella deserti genomic window:
- the sufC gene encoding Fe-S cluster assembly ATPase SufC, with protein sequence MLRIENLHATVGETEILRGLSLEVGAGEVHAIMGPNGAGKSTLAYVLGGRPGYEVTAGSVTFQGHDLLALEPHERAAAGLFLGFQYPVEIPGVSNVQFLREALNAQRSARNEALLSGGDFLKLAREKAGLLKLDMDMLKRPVNVGFSGGEKKRAEMVQMGILDPAFAVLDETDSGLDIDALRTVGEGINAIMRKPDKGVLLITHYQRLLDYVKPDKVHVLAKGRIVTSGGPELARQLETEGYEAVAA encoded by the coding sequence ATGCTCAGAATCGAAAACCTTCACGCCACCGTCGGCGAAACCGAGATTCTCCGGGGCCTCAGCCTCGAAGTCGGGGCGGGCGAAGTGCACGCGATCATGGGACCCAACGGCGCCGGCAAGTCGACGCTCGCCTATGTCCTTGGCGGGCGGCCCGGCTACGAGGTGACGGCGGGATCGGTGACGTTTCAAGGGCACGACCTGCTCGCACTGGAGCCGCACGAGCGGGCGGCGGCGGGGCTGTTCCTCGGTTTCCAATACCCGGTCGAGATTCCGGGCGTTTCGAACGTCCAGTTCCTGCGTGAAGCGCTTAATGCGCAGCGTTCGGCGCGAAATGAAGCGCTTCTTTCGGGGGGTGACTTCCTCAAACTGGCGCGCGAAAAGGCCGGCTTGCTGAAGCTGGACATGGACATGCTCAAGCGCCCGGTGAACGTCGGCTTCTCCGGCGGCGAGAAGAAACGCGCCGAGATGGTGCAGATGGGGATCCTCGATCCCGCCTTCGCGGTGCTCGACGAAACCGACAGCGGGCTCGACATCGATGCGCTGCGCACGGTGGGCGAAGGCATCAACGCAATCATGAGGAAGCCCGACAAGGGCGTGCTCCTCATCACCCATTACCAGCGGCTGCTCGATTACGTGAAGCCGGACAAGGTCCACGTGCTCGCGAAAGGACGCATCGTCACCTCCGGCGGACCGGAGCTCGCGCGGCAGCTTGAAACCGAAGGCTACGAGGCGGTGGCGGCATGA
- a CDS encoding SufD family Fe-S cluster assembly protein, translating into MTLAALPTTRDENWRYADPAALGGLQAADLDSWHETVLAPGEVRSKDLILDDAFPGVHRLRIDVKAGARAELFAVLSAARYTRLEVEVTLHEGAHFQFGSVTIGGEDVTREVVTRVTHAEPGGSSDQVVRAVHWDTATGNFLGRIAVARDAQKTDAAQSFKALLLSRGASANTKPELEIFADDVKCAHGAAIGQMDEAAAFYMAARGLPPETARKLLVRAFVADAFAAHAQPDALLDAALGALGEDA; encoded by the coding sequence ATGACCCTCGCAGCTCTCCCGACCACGCGCGACGAGAACTGGCGCTACGCCGATCCGGCGGCTCTCGGCGGGCTGCAGGCGGCAGATCTGGATTCGTGGCACGAAACGGTGCTGGCCCCGGGCGAAGTGCGTTCGAAGGACCTGATCCTCGACGATGCTTTTCCCGGCGTCCACCGTTTGCGCATCGACGTGAAAGCCGGCGCCCGGGCTGAATTGTTCGCGGTCCTGTCGGCGGCGAGATACACGCGGCTCGAAGTCGAAGTGACCCTGCACGAAGGCGCGCATTTCCAATTCGGCAGCGTGACTATCGGCGGAGAAGACGTGACCCGTGAAGTGGTCACCCGCGTGACCCACGCCGAACCTGGCGGGTCGAGCGACCAGGTCGTTCGCGCGGTCCACTGGGACACTGCGACGGGCAACTTCCTCGGCCGCATCGCGGTCGCGCGCGATGCGCAGAAGACCGACGCGGCGCAGAGCTTCAAGGCTCTCCTCCTTAGCCGCGGGGCGAGCGCGAACACCAAGCCCGAGCTCGAGATCTTCGCCGACGATGTCAAATGCGCTCACGGCGCCGCCATCGGCCAGATGGACGAAGCGGCGGCCTTCTACATGGCGGCGCGCGGACTTCCGCCCGAAACAGCGCGAAAACTGCTGGTGCGCGCATTCGTCGCGGATGCCTTCGCCGCCCATGCCCAGCCGGACGCCCTGCTCGATGCCGCGCTCGGCGCGCTGGGAGAAGATGCGTGA
- a CDS encoding aminotransferase class V-fold PLP-dependent enzyme, with protein sequence MGAIGRTAEFPGLVGPDGSRWHYLDTAATAQKPQVVIDAVSNALGRDYATVHRGVYSRSAQMTLGYEAARRRVASFIGGREDEIVFTRGATEAINLVAYSYPDKGRVLLSRLEHHSNIVPWQLAGWQVDVCPLTEDGRIDLAAAEAMLTPEHTMVALAHVSNVLGSVLDAHRAAELARSVGAKLLLDGCQAVPRLPVDVAALGCDFYAFSGHKLYGPTGIGALWGHADLLESMPPWQGGGSMIDNVTFERTTFAPPPQRFEAGTPAIVEAIGLAAACDYVSAIGPGAIHAHEAALVADLREALRPMNDVTLFGPEDSAGIVSFALQGVHPHDLGTILDEEGVAIRAGHHCAQPLMYWLGVPATARASFGLYSDDSDVAALVRGIERARRIFG encoded by the coding sequence ATGGGCGCGATCGGCCGGACGGCGGAGTTTCCCGGCCTGGTGGGTCCGGACGGATCGCGCTGGCACTATCTCGATACGGCCGCAACCGCGCAGAAACCGCAGGTCGTGATCGATGCGGTAAGCAACGCGCTCGGCCGGGACTATGCGACGGTGCATCGCGGCGTCTATTCGCGCTCGGCGCAGATGACGCTCGGCTATGAGGCTGCGCGGCGGCGGGTTGCCTCGTTCATCGGTGGACGCGAGGATGAGATCGTATTCACCCGCGGCGCGACCGAGGCGATCAACCTCGTCGCCTACAGCTACCCCGACAAGGGCCGCGTGCTGCTCAGCCGGCTCGAGCATCACTCGAACATTGTGCCTTGGCAACTTGCGGGCTGGCAGGTGGATGTCTGCCCGTTGACCGAGGACGGGCGGATCGATCTGGCCGCGGCTGAGGCCATGCTGACGCCCGAACACACGATGGTGGCGCTGGCGCACGTTTCAAACGTGCTCGGCTCCGTGCTCGACGCGCATCGGGCCGCCGAACTGGCGCGCTCTGTCGGCGCGAAACTGCTGCTCGACGGCTGCCAGGCCGTGCCGCGGTTGCCCGTCGATGTCGCGGCGCTCGGCTGCGATTTCTACGCTTTCTCCGGGCATAAGCTTTACGGACCCACCGGCATCGGAGCCCTGTGGGGGCATGCCGACCTGCTTGAGTCGATGCCGCCATGGCAGGGCGGGGGCTCGATGATCGACAATGTGACGTTCGAGCGCACCACCTTTGCCCCACCGCCGCAGCGGTTCGAGGCCGGCACGCCCGCGATCGTCGAGGCGATCGGCCTTGCCGCGGCATGCGACTACGTTTCGGCCATCGGGCCCGGCGCCATCCATGCTCACGAAGCCGCTCTCGTGGCAGACCTGCGCGAAGCGCTGCGCCCGATGAATGACGTCACGCTGTTCGGTCCAGAAGACAGCGCGGGCATCGTCAGCTTCGCGCTGCAGGGGGTGCATCCGCACGACCTCGGCACCATATTGGACGAGGAAGGGGTGGCGATCCGCGCCGGGCATCACTGCGCGCAGCCGCTCATGTACTGGCTCGGCGTTCCCGCCACTGCGCGAGCGAGCTTCGGGCTCTACAGCGATGACAGCGATGTGGCCGCGCTGGTGCGCGGGATCGAGCGCGCAAGGCGGATATTCGGATGA
- a CDS encoding SUF system Fe-S cluster assembly protein, producing MNEHNRIEVEQVDAVDKPPRASVDDAETPRESFERKRDYLEGFLAQKPQVTHAGEPGGDLYEGVVEALKEIYDPEIPVNIYDLGLIYAVEVTPDGDAKVTMTLTTPHCPVAESMPGEVELRVGAVPGVRDAEVLLVWDPPWGPDKMTDEARLELGML from the coding sequence ATGAACGAGCACAACCGGATCGAGGTCGAACAGGTGGACGCGGTCGACAAGCCGCCGCGCGCCAGCGTCGATGACGCGGAGACCCCACGCGAGAGCTTCGAACGCAAGCGCGACTACCTCGAGGGCTTCCTCGCCCAGAAACCGCAGGTGACGCATGCCGGAGAGCCGGGTGGCGATCTTTATGAAGGCGTGGTTGAGGCGCTCAAGGAGATTTACGATCCGGAAATTCCGGTCAACATCTACGACCTCGGCCTGATCTACGCGGTCGAGGTCACGCCCGACGGTGATGCCAAGGTAACGATGACGCTTACCACGCCGCATTGCCCGGTCGCCGAATCGATGCCCGGGGAAGTCGAATTGCGCGTCGGCGCGGTGCCTGGCGTGCGCGATGCTGAAGTGCTGCTGGTGTGGGATCCGCCGTGGGGTCCCGACAAGATGACCGACGAAGCCCGCCTCGAACTCGGCATGCTCTGA
- a CDS encoding HesB/IscA family protein, producing the protein MTETTLRQRPAAVTLTAAAEARVTDLMAKAPEGAIGVKLSTPRRGCSGLAYSVDYVTEEAKFDEKIETPGGTFYIDGPSVLYLVGSTMDWVEDDFTAGFVFTNPNAKGACGCGESFMV; encoded by the coding sequence ATGACCGAAACCACCCTCCGCCAGCGCCCCGCGGCCGTCACGCTTACCGCAGCCGCCGAAGCGCGCGTCACCGACCTGATGGCGAAGGCCCCCGAAGGCGCGATCGGCGTCAAGCTATCGACGCCGCGCAGGGGCTGCTCGGGCCTTGCTTACTCGGTCGATTACGTGACCGAAGAGGCCAAGTTCGACGAGAAGATCGAAACGCCCGGCGGCACGTTCTACATCGACGGGCCGAGCGTGCTCTACCTCGTCGGCAGCACGATGGACTGGGTGGAGGACGATTTCACCGCCGGCTTCGTGTTCACCAACCCCAATGCCAAGGGCGCTTGCGGCTGCGGCGAAAGCTTCATGGTGTGA
- a CDS encoding EI24 domain-containing protein, with product MTGVLPAFARALGQLGDRRVIGVLVKSIALTLAIFVLAGIVLWQLARSLIEHYAAGYGELGGLIGLVLAILGGWLLFRVVALAVLQFFADEIVLAVEERHYPQAAATARKLPLAEDARNALTGVARALVVNLAALPFALLLLLTGVGTAILFWVVNGWLLGRELQDMAWLRHRHDRQATPPLPPLTRLALGGIVAALLLVPFVNLLAPVLGAAAATHMVQSRINPLKKSRP from the coding sequence ATGACCGGTGTCCTTCCTGCCTTCGCCCGCGCACTTGGACAGCTTGGGGACCGGCGAGTGATCGGTGTGCTGGTCAAGAGCATCGCACTCACGCTGGCGATATTCGTGCTGGCAGGGATCGTGCTGTGGCAGCTCGCCCGAAGCCTGATCGAGCATTACGCCGCCGGTTACGGCGAACTGGGCGGCCTGATCGGCCTGGTTCTGGCGATTCTCGGCGGATGGTTGCTGTTCCGGGTGGTCGCGCTCGCTGTGCTGCAGTTCTTTGCCGACGAGATAGTGTTGGCGGTCGAGGAGCGGCACTATCCCCAGGCGGCGGCGACCGCCCGCAAGCTCCCCCTCGCCGAAGATGCGCGCAACGCCCTCACGGGAGTGGCGAGAGCGCTGGTCGTCAATCTCGCGGCGTTGCCCTTTGCACTGCTGCTGCTCCTTACCGGGGTTGGCACCGCGATCCTGTTCTGGGTCGTCAACGGGTGGCTGCTCGGCCGCGAACTTCAGGACATGGCGTGGCTCCGTCACCGGCACGACAGACAGGCCACTCCGCCGCTGCCGCCCTTGACACGCCTGGCTCTGGGCGGGATCGTCGCCGCGCTGCTGCTGGTGCCATTCGTGAACCTTTTGGCACCCGTTCTGGGAGCCGCTGCTGCGACGCATATGGTCCAGTCGCGAATCAATCCGCTGAAAAAGAGCCGACCGTGA